One Branchiostoma floridae strain S238N-H82 chromosome 1, Bfl_VNyyK, whole genome shotgun sequence genomic region harbors:
- the LOC118427322 gene encoding N-acetyllactosaminide beta-1,6-N-acetylglucosaminyl-transferase-like, producing MGVLVPCRRRRLGLVLLVCLMAAVGLAFLSNYMTVKKQHVTSFLKRSSRNRVTGHSTRESHHAKQTHAQRPVAWDTCVDLLQRNQSKADLTESSTALSHSHHLNVAAASCLDYTQNWQQNLSAGVDTRDFPIAYILVVHKNAAQVELLLHSIYTPYNVYCIHVDKRSPSEFRAVLSAVADCYDNVFISRRLESVVYGGYSRLQADLNCLHDLVSSPVRWRYVINLAGQDFPLKTQNEIVAQLRVFGGQNDIPGVQSSSNIHGDRTRFVHDVVSNSDGQMSVVQTEKRKSPPPHNVTIYTGIAYYIASRAFMSWVLTDKVAKDLLEWSQDTYSPDEFYWATLNKLPSAPGGFSKPTWSSSIRAIKWVYFEGKQYPPCQGKYVRDVCIFGVGDMQWLIDCHHLFANKFDLNFDPVILQCLQELLKWRGERPYDTRFTAKDFPRKDMPWLL from the exons ATGGGAGTACTGGTGCCCTGCAGGAGGAGGAGGCTGGGTCTGGTCCTGCTGGTGTGCCTCATGGCTGCAGTAGGGCTCGCTTTCTTATCAAACTACATGACTGTGAAGAAACAACATGTTACCAGCTTTCTCAAAAG GAGCAGCAGAAACAGAGTCACTGGACACAGCACAAGAGAAAGTCACCACGCAAAACAAACTCATGCCCAAAGACCTGTTGCCTGGGACACCTGTGTTGACTTACTCCAAAGGAACCAAAGTAAAGCAGACCTTACTGAGTCTAGCACAGCTCTCTCACATTCTCATCATTTGAATGTTGCTGCTGCAAGCTGTCTTGACTATACTCAGAACTGGCAGCAGAACTTGTCAGCTGGAGTGGACACAAGGGACTTTCCCATAGCATACATCCTCGTCGTGCACAAGAACGCTGCTCAGGTAGAACTGTTACTACATTCCATCTACACTCCGTACAACGTATACTGCATACATGTGGACAAAAGGTCTCCGTCCGAGTTCAGAGCGGTGCTGTCGGCAGTGGCGGACTGCTAtgacaatgttttcatttcccGTCGACTGGAGTCCGTCGTGTACGGCGGGTACAGCAGGCTACAGGCAGACCTGAACTGTCTGCACGACCTGGTCAGCTCCCCCGTCAGATGGCGCTATGTGATCAACCTGGCTGGGCAGGACTTCCCACTCAAGACGCAGAATGAGATTGTTGCACAGCTGAGAGTGTTTGGTGGACAGAATGACATTCCTGGTGTCCAGTCTTCCAGCAACATCCATGGGGACAGGACACGCTTTGTCCACGATGTAGTCTCCAATAGT GATGGTCAGATGTCAGTGGTTCAGACAGAAAAGAggaaaagcccccctccccacaatgTGACCATTTATACTGGCATCGCATACTACATCGCCAGCCGTGCATTCATGAGCTGGGTGCTGACAGACAAGGTAGCTAAGGACCTACTGGAGTGGTCTCAGGACACATACAG CCCAGACGAGTTCTACTGGGCCACCCTGAACAAACTCCCATCAGCTCCGGGTGGGTTTTCCAAACCCACGTGGTCGTCCTCCATCCGTGCCATCAAGTGGGTGTACTTCGAGGGTAAGCAGTACCCACCCTGTCAGGGGAAGTACGTGCGAGACGTGTGCATTTTCGGAGTCGGAGACATGCAGTGGCTGATTGACTGTCATCACCTGTTTGCTAACAAGTTTGACCTGAACTTTGACCCGGTCATCCTGCAGTGTCTGCAGGAGCTGCTGAAGTGGAGGGGAGAACGTCCGTATGATACCAGATTCACTGCCAAGGACTTTCCAAGGAAAGACATGCCATGGCTGCTGTGA
- the LOC118427356 gene encoding uncharacterized protein LOC118427356 yields the protein MEAAQDESEESVTAGLQALSISTPTTGDSRETQTLQGKVHNANSPESQEYVNEVFLQFTRSFSWHDASAQQDGSHIITFAPLDSQVVSMSAICHQWCGAVEEGKPYWLEIPPNQLLTMERSSPKPTQLTSLQVLDVASVSFGCFLDHSTYISHWTEASDETLDITLHLEHDIQSLSVYMSVDYPYSDDLGPTEKLIIPYSGIDNFVLVCSRDSEDITLFFPLNSVPRCFKTKTVTNNFGEQYAQEDRILSFSSCTADIMGSSSVLAVHITDSSADGSVTEDVLHRLQKVGFDVYFSSTRVKQAPQATADLKIFKDFADFSVTYALHCLLSRGYKVSDRVQPSFFSNLEAAARHDPVATAAALHQVADGWVDGDCFCDLEEAFQTELEVARTTGPNDADDLPDHYVYARKVVVTPTQMLFLKPEPIVENRVVREYGVDNFIRVAFRDEDFNKLTAPNPNSIKCVTTRVKDVLQRGIRIGGRHFEYLGSSNSQMREHGCWMYAAEDETTTSDIRAWMGDLSHERCVATYVSRLGQFFSSSRDAVNVSVEDRSVAVIDDVTSSQRRYTFSDGIGKISVPLAEKVAAALGVSPVPSAFQIRYGGCKGVLAQDPSLGHTDLIHIRGSMKKFESEHKTLEVTSVTTPGSLSLNRQAITLLSGLGVPDEEFFKLQERVLNQLAEMLLLDGAAVKALSGARVGINFQALHNSRISLTTEPFFRSMLLAVYRNQMGELLRRTRIQLPAGEGRIMMGTMDETGKLQYGQVFLQYSRETDRPQAEKIVHQGQVTVTKNPCFHPGDMRKFTAVDVPELRHMVDCIVFPSRGPRPHPDEMSGSDLDGDMYFVTWREGLILPRENIPAMDFTAQPKKVLRRPVQVSDMIEFFAEYIRNDQLGLIANAHLVHADKETKGIFSERCMELAKLHSDAVDFPKTGQCPELKGDLRPDKYPDFMMKSDKPQYRSEKIIGKLFRQCQALDNAQRFSPDPVVEDDGVDQDLIREGFESYTDDAQTQLNIYNTKIRSIMSLYGISSEGEVVSGCILKVKQRLGLLKNERFEVTEYVRARFKTLWRKTRAEFFRQFDEEEESSTDRRREEQLKKASAWYMVTYSDDYNNKPHGASPKLLSFPWVVYDVLGGLKKSAHGLDPRQVYREDTNKAVVSISRSVMGHSHLQLTRIEEAQIKQEELFRKIQTTVERAVDGVKLTLIGSGLTRICNDNSTVEIFISRMGRVEEDVSDPQMLHSVSNAVRSGLAEATHVKAGEGLTFLFKTGPRTKSTVHITSALLYLRRSAYIYLHTARRPDMLALLHVLMDWARKFRICGKSRDDIVPEEVLTLLFLSFAETHGFVPQVLDSDVQAESEAIIRGSHSTPPDGDQIPVNGALLLKFFEHFSSISKRELLALPDPAITGSRPLLEHGISQAKEKKLRDNMLHAYHDVAQSAGVFGLLGRQMTTPGHLVLNLSRESFGSVMHSEEFNAFRLSDKTGAQVAIRRRMFRDTVGLILEAWGDQEALRRLEEEVEQMEMKSKHLVPSFDLRRSFVEGGHTIVFEGFTSPRDKIRLVPYRGEKNPDHDNKTLASPFLLERGLYNTGENGVDFDSFLKTLKRQGKCINDEYTDSMHGELRAIARYGNVYVYNTSHLSPTMTVEEFDRDLNKGHRTADEFFSDFSADTRGSYRGRGRGRGRGRGRGGRGMGRVMEPFMRQSFIPSAATKDVLQKFLETFNFEEFTRTEKYNVSCRLERRVENTIILDKDLNFLEFRLPDVKWMALDLKRRPRSDPFGTDIRFKLQSRRILRGDEVEKSEAYKKFLNPDHKVLEQGHSYGLRHLHGEPSLLIHPAYRGKVHFARRKLIRRFRAADDVQHSRFRTEVEVRLTEVCEYSRPDDSGRFLSVIPGRQEVTVIPPLPDWTRPEEVDVFAREYWQFCLELGDTLYP from the exons ATGGAGGCAGCACAAGACGAAAGCGAGGAAAGTGTCACCGCCGGGCTGCAGGCTCTTTCTATCTCGACACCAACGACTGGCGACTCGCGAGAGACACAAACGCTTCAAGGAAAAGTCCACAACGCTAACAGTCCCGAGTCACAGGAATACGTCAATGAGGTGTTCCTACAATTTACACGAAGTTTCTCCTGGCATGACGCTTCAGCACAGCAAGATGGTTCACATATCATCACATTTGCTCCCCTTGACTCGCAAGTCGTGAGCATGTCAGCTATATGCCATCAATGGTGCGGCGCCGTGGAAGAGGGAAAGCCTTACTGGCTGGAaatccccccaaaccagctgttgACGATGGAGCGATCGTCACCCAAGCCGACACAACTGACGTCTCTGCAAGTCTTGGATGTCGCCAGCGTCTCCTTTGGATGCTTCCTCGATCACAGCACCTATATCAGCCACTGGACGGAGGCATCTGACGAAACACTGGATATCACACTGCACCTAGAGCATGACATCCAGTCCCTGTCAGTGTACATGTCTGTTGATTATCCGTACAGTGACGACCTAGGTCCGACAGAGAAGCTAATCATCCCCTACTCCGGCATCGACAATTTCGTCCTCGTGTGTTCTCGCGATAGTGAGGACATAACTCTGTTCTTTCCGCTCAACAGTGTACCCCGATGTTTCAAGACGAAGACAGTCACCAACAATTTTGGCGAACAGTACGCCCAGGAGGACAGGATCCTATCGTTCTCCTCCTGTACTGCCGACATCATGGGTTCCAGCTCGGTGCTGGCCGTGCACATCACCGACAGCTCAGCAGACGGCTCCGTTACAGAGGACGTGCTGCACAGGCTGCAAAAGGTTGGATTTGACGTCTACTTTTCGTCGACCAGAGTAAAACAGGCACCTCAAGCTACAGCTGACTTGAAAATATTCAAGGACTTCGCGGACTTTTCGGTGACATATGCCTTGCACTGCCTGCTGTCGAGGGGTTACAAAGTCTCCGACCGTGTCCAGCCGTCCTTTTTTTCCAACTTGGAGGCTGCTGCGAGGCACGACCCAGTAGCTACAGCAGCCGCTCTTCACCAGGTGGCAGACGGCTGGGTTGACGGGGACTGCTTCTGTGACTTAGAGGAGGCATTTCAAACAGAGCTGGAGGTGGCGCGTACCACGGGCCCAAACGACGCAGATGATCTCCCCGACCATTACGTCTACGCGAGGAAGGTGGTGGTCACGCCCACTCAAATGTTGTTCCTCAAGCCCGAGCCTATCGTCGAGAACAGGGTGGTCCGAGAATACGGCGTCGACAACTTCATCCGCGTCGCTTTTCGAGACGAAGACTTCAACAAGCTTACTGCTCCGAACCCCAACTCCATCAAGTGCGTGACGACACGGGTGAAAGACGTCCTACAGAGAGGCATCAGGATCGGAGGGCGCCACTTCGAGTATCTGGGCTCCTCAAACAGCCAGATGAGGGAGCACGGCTGTTGGATGTACGCGGCTGAGGACGAGACGACGACGTCAGACATCCGCGCCTGGATGGGCGACCTGTCGCACGAGCGCTGTGTGGCCACGTACGTCTCACGGCTGGGACAGTTCTTCTCCTCCTCTCGGGACGCGGTCAACGTCAGCGTCGAGGACCGAAGCGTCGCCGTGATCGATGACGTCACGTCAAGTCAAAGGAGGTATACGTTCTCCGACGGCATCGGGAAGATCTCCGTCCCACTTGCTGAGAAG GTAGCGGCAGCTCTGGGTGTCTCCCCCGTCCCCTCCGCCTTCCAAATCCGGTACGGCGGCTGTAAGGGTGTGCTGGCGCAGGACCCCAGCCTGGGCCACACGGACCTGATCCACATCCGGGGCAGCATGAAAAAGTTCGAGTCGGAGCACAAAACTCTCGAGGTGACGTCCGTCACCACACCAG GTTCCCTGAGCCTGAACAGACAGGCCATCACCCTGCTGTCTGGTCTCGGCGTGCCCGATGAAGAGTTCTTCAAGTTACAGGAACGAGTGCTGAACCAGCTGGCGGAGATGCTGCTTCTGGACGGGGCGGCTGTCAAGGCTCTGTCTGGTGCCCGAGTGGGCATAAA TTTCCAGGCTCTCCACAACAGCCGCATCTCCCTGACGACGGAGCCGTTCTTCCGGTCGATGCTTCTCGCTGTTTACCGGAATCAGATGGGCGAACTCCTCCGGCGAACCAGGATACAA CTGCCCGCTGGAGAGGGCCGGATCATGATGGGGACAATGGACGAAACAGGCAAGTTGCAGTACGGACAGGTCTTCCTCCAGTACTCACGGGAAACAGACAGGCCACAGGCCGAGAAAATCGTTCATCAAGGTCAGGTCACCGTCACCAAAAACCCTTGTTTCCATCCCGGGGACATGCGGAAGTTCACGGCTGTGGATGTGCCGGAGCTGCGACACATGGTGGACTGCATCGTCTTCCCGTCGCGAGGACCTCGTCCCCACCCCGACGAGATGTCCGGGTCGGACCTGGACGGCGACATGTACTTCGTGACGTGGCGAGAAGGTCTtatccttccgcgagagaacaTCCCAGCTATGGACTTCACCGCGCAGCCGAAAAAGGTCCTTCGCCGGCCCGTCCAAGTGTCGGACATGATAGAATTTTTTGCCGAGTACATTAGGAACGATCAGTTGGGGCTAATTGCCAATGCCCATCTCGTCCATGCAGACAAGGAGACAAAAGGCATCTTCTCAGAGAGGTGTATGGAACTAGCGAAACTCCATTCAGACGCGGTGGACTTCCCGAAGACCGGCCAGTGTCCCGAGCTCAAGGGAGATCTCAGGCCCGACAAGTATCCAGACTTCATGATGAAATCAGACAAGCCACAGTACCGATCGGAGAAGATTATCGGGAAGTTGTTCCGCCAGTGTCAGGCGCTGGATAACGCCCAGCGCTTCAGTCCTGACCCTGTTGTGGAAGACGACGGGGTTGACCAAGACTTGATCCGCGAGGGGTTTGAGTCTTACACTGACGACGCACAGACGCAACTTAACATCTACAACACAAAGATAAGGTCCATTATGTCTTTGTATGGCATAAGCAGTGAGGGTGAAGTGGTGTCAGGTTGCATTCTCAAGGTCAAGCAGCGACTGGGTCTACTGAAGAACGAACGTTTCGAGGTCACTGAATACGTCAGAGCGAGGTTCAAGACTCTCTGGAGAAAGACTCGCGCTGAGTTCTTCAGACAGTTTGACGAGGAGGAGGAATCGTCAACGGACAGACGTAGGGAAGAACAACTGAAAAAGGCCTCGGCCTGGTATATGGTCACCTATTCTGACGATTACAACAACAAACCCCACGGAGCATCGCCCAAACTTCTCAGCTTTCCCTGGGTGGTATATGACGTTCTGGGAGGTCTGAAGAAGAGTGCTCATGGCCTGGACCCAAGACAAGTCTACAGGGAAGACACGAACAAGGCCGTGGTGTCCATATCCAGAAGCGTAATGGGGCACTCTCATTTGCAGCTGACACGAATCGAAGAAGCGCAGATCAAACAAGAAGAACTCTTTCGAAAGATACAGACGACAGTGGAAAGAGCTGTGGACGGCGTCAAACTCACCCTCATAGGTTCCGGTCTGACGAGGATTTGTAACGACAACTCAACAGTTGAAATCTTCATTTCGCGAATGGGCAGGGTAGAGGAAGACGTTTCTGACCCGCAAATGCTCCATTCAGTGTCCAATGCGGTCAGATCTGGTCTCGCGGAAGCCACGCACGTTAAGGCAGGAGAAGGATTGACGTTTCTCTTTAAAACAGGACCAAGAACAAAGTCGACAGTCCACATCACGTCAGCACTACTCTACCTGAGGAGGTCTGCTTACATTTACCTCCACACTGCACGGCGGCCGGACATGTTGGCGCTGCTGCACGTTTTAATGGACTGGGCGCGAAAGTTTCGCATCTGCGGAAAGAGCAGGGATGATATCGTCCCGGAAGAGGTTCTTACTTTGCTGTTTCTGAGCTTCGCAGAAACACACGGCTTCGTTCCACAGGTCCTAGATTCTGACGTCCAGGCTGAAAGTGAGGCGATCATCAGAGGTAGCCACTCAACACCACCAGACGGTGATCAGATACCAGTAAATGGAGCTTTGCTGCTGAAGTTCTTTGAACATTTCAGCTCAATCTCAAAGAGAGAGTTGCTGGCGCTACCAGATCCGGCGATTACGGGATCCCGGCCGTTGCTTGAGCATGGCATCTCCCAGGCCAAGGAGAAGAAGCTGAGAGACAACATGCTGCACGCCTACCACGACGTGGCGCAGTCGGCCGGAGTGTTCGGCCTCCTCGGCAGACAGATGACAACACCGGGCCACTTGGTTCTCAACTTGTCGAGGGAAAGTTTTGGTTCCGTTATGCACTCGGAAGAGTTCAACGCCTTTCGCCTTTCTGACAAGACGGGAGCGCAGGTCGCCATCAGGCGCCGCATGTTCCGCGACACCGTCGGCCTTATTCTCGAGGCGTGGGGCGATCAAGAGGCTCTCAGGCGACTCGAAGAGGAAGTCGAACAAATGGAGATGAAGTCGAAGCACCTTGTGCCTTCGTTTGACCTTCGTCGATCTTTTGTCGAAGGAGGACACACCATCGTGTTTGAAGGTTTTACCTCGCCACGGGACAAGATTCGGCTCGTACCTTATCGCGGAGAAAAGAATCCTGACCACGACAATAAGACGTTAGCTTCGCCTTTCCTGCTAGAAAGGGGACTGTACAACACAGGGGAGAACGGCGTCGATTTTGACTCATTCCTGAAAACGCTGAAGCGCCAAGGCAAATGTATTAACGACGAATATACCGATTCAATGCACGGCGAGCTGAGGGCAATTGCACGTTATGGTAACGTGTATGTGTATAACACGTCACACTTGTCACCAACGATGACTGTTGAAGAGTTCGACCGTGACCTAAACAAGGGCCACCGGACCGCCGATGAGTTCTTCAGTGATTTCAGTGCGGATACCCGTGGTTCATATCGAGGGAGAGGCCGGGGGCGAGGCAGAGGGAGGGGCCGAGGAGGAAGGGGGATGGGAAGGGTCATGGAACCCTTTATGCGCCAGTCTTTCATCCCGTCAGCGGCCACAAAGGACGTCCTGCAGAAGTTTCTAGAAACGTTCAACTTTGAGGAGTTCACGCGCACAGAGAAGTACAACGTGTCGTGCAGGCTGGAGCGGCGTGTAGAAAACACGATCATCCTCGACAAGGACTTGAATTTCCTCGAGTTTCGCCTTCCGGATGTTAAGTGGATGGCGTTGGACCTCAAGCGGCGGCCCAGAAGCGATCCGTTCGGGACCGACATTCGCTTCAAACTTCAGTCGCGTCGTATCCTGAGGGGAGACGAAGTGGAGAAGAGCGAGGCGTACAAGAAGTTCCTAAACCCAGATCACAAAGTGTTGGAGCAGGGACACAG CTATGGCCTTCGACACCTCCACGGAGAACCGAGCCTCCTGATCCATCCCGCCTACAGAGGCAAGGTCCACTTCGCCCGGAGAAAGCTCATCCGTCGGTTCCGGGCAGCTGATGACGTTCAGCACAGCCGCTTCCGAACGGAAGTGGAG GTACGCCTGACCGAGGTGTGCGAGTATTCCCGACCTGACGACAGCGGTCGGTTCCTCAGCGTCATCCCCGGGCGACAGGAGGTCACGGTCATCCCGCCCCTGCCCGACTGGACACGGCCCGAGGAGGTGGACGTCTTCGCGCGGGAATACTGGCAGTTTTGTCTCGAACTCGGCGACACCTTGTATCCGTAA
- the LOC118425833 gene encoding interferon-induced GTP-binding protein Mx3-like, whose product MAAVDCSLPLSVNYQEKVRPFIDLVDELRANGLDRDVSLPSVVVIGDQSAGKSSTLEAISGVQLPRGSGIVTRCPLELRLKKSQKKDAPWKGCIRYVKNKKDVRFDVDEPGNVGDAVKKAQNDLAGTTNGISDSLITLDVESPDIPDLTLIDLPGIARIAAEGQPTDIGQQIKDLISKYIQKKDTIILAVVPCNVDIATTEALQMAQEVDADGSRTLGVLTKPDLIDPGTERGVLQILNNEKYKLRKGYTIIKCRGQMDIEKGMSLEEAMDKEQSYFKSHEHFKSVYKEKKAGVRTLAGRLSTELVGQIKNSIPFLKEDVKTKLAATRQDLQLMGIGVPQEPDKKMLFLTDLLRHFIDDLQKTAKGELTRVCLKRKRTNKRLFGDVRDAFKRLERAMNKMMPVSTDGSILQEIKNAIVENRGRELPRFMCYPVCEAIIREHLQKFREPASVCLQEVSELVESVSTALATAHFQAFQGLDWEIKGKMNELRMMHEKKAEESVDQIFAMEHLVFTQDSIFIRSVTEMGDKVVWPIGHVTKQDDEGKEAEKMLMYICSYFKVAIRRMVDQVPMAISLHLLKNLTEDITSQVNLMAAYPDKTLQLLEEDPDSAERRAMLEEKLKRLMKANQDLARFN is encoded by the exons ATGGCGGCGGTAGACTGTTCCTTACCGCTTTCTGTAAACTACCAAGAGAAGGTCCGGCCCTTTATCGACCTGGTGGACGAGCTGAGGGCTAATGGGCTGGATCGCGATGTGTCCCTCCCCTCTGTGGTGGTCATCGGGGACCAGAGTGCCGGCAAGAGTTCCACATTGGAGGCCATCTCAGGTGTTCAACTTCCCAGGGGGAGCG GTATCGTGACAAGGTGTCCATTGGAGTTACGGCTGAAAAAGAGCCAGAAGAAAGACGCCCCGTGGAAGGGATGCATCCGTTATGTCAAAAATAAGAAAGACGTAAGATTTGACGTAGACGAGCCGGGAAATGTGGGAGATGCTGTAAAGAAAG CCCAGAATGACTTGGCGGGCACCACCAATGGCATCAGCGACAGTTTGATCACCCTGGATGTGGAGAGCCCAGACATCCCCGACCTGACCCTGATCGACCTGCCTGGGATTGCGCGCATTGCAGCGGAAGGACAGCCAACGGACATCGGCCAACAG ATTAAAGATCTGATCAGTAAGTATATTCAGAAGAAGGACACCATCATCCTGGCTGTGGTACCATGTAATGTGGATATCGCTACTACTGAGGCTCTGCAGATGGCACAGGAGGTGGATGCAGATGGGAGCAGGACGCTGG GTGTTCTGACTAAGCCTGACCTGATAGATCCCGGTACAGAAAGGGGCGTCCTCCAGATTTTGAACAACGAAAAATACAAACTCAGAAAGGGGTACACCATCATCAAGTGCAGGGGACAGATGGACATTGAGAAGGGGATGTCCCTGGAAGAGGCTATGGACAAAGAGCAGAGCTATTTCAAGTCTCACGAACACTTCAA GTCCGTGTACAAAGAGAAGAAGGCAGGAGTGAGAACCCTTGCTGGGAGGTTGTCAACCGAGCTGGTTGGGCAGATCAAG AATTCCATCCCATTCCTGAAGGAAGATGTGAAGACCAAGTTGGCGGCCACTCGTCAGGATCTGCAGCTCATGGGCATCGGAGTCCCACAGGAGCCCGATAAAAAGATGCTGTTTCTCACGGAT CTATTGCGACATTTCATAGATGACCTGCAAAAGACAGCAAAGGGTGAACTCACCCGGGTATGTCTGAAGAGGAAGAGGACAAACAAACGTCTTTTTGGTGATGTGAGGGATGCTTTTAAAAGGCTTGAAAGAGCTATGAATAAAATGATGCCAG TGTCTACAGATGGCAGCATACTACAAGAAATAAAGAATGCAATCGTCGAGAACCGTGGTCGTGAGTTGCCCCGCTTCATGTGCTACCCTGTCTGCGAGGCGATCATCCGCGAACACCTGCAGAAGTTCCGGGAGCCTGCGTCTGTATGCCTGCAGGAAGTCAGTGAGCTGGTGGAGAGTGTGTCTACTGCACTGGCCACGGCTCATTTTCAGGCATTCCAGGGGCTTGACTGGGAGATCAAG GGAAAAATGAATGAGCTGCGCATGATGCATGAGAAAAAGGCAGAAGAATCTGTGGACCAGATCTTCGCAATGGAGCATCTCGTGTTCACACAGGACAGCATCTTCATCAGAAGTGTTACA GAAATGGGGGACAAAGTCGTTTGGCCTATCGGCCATGTCACCAAGCAAGATGATGAGGGAAAGGAGGCTGAGAAGATGCTGATGTACATTTGTTCATACTTCAAG GTTGCCATTCGGCGTATGGTAGACCAGGTGCCGATGGCCATCAGCTTGCACCTATTGAAGAACCTCACAGAAGACATCACCTCTCAG GTGAACCTGATGGCGGCGTATCCAGACAAGACCCTGCAGCTGCTGGAGGAAGACCCGGACAGCGCGGAGCGGCGCGCCATGCTGGAGGAGAAGCTCAAGAGGCTGATGAAGGCCAACCAGGACCTTGCCAGGTTCAACTGA